The sequence CAGGAGGTACATAATTAGGCAATCAACAACTCTCAAATGACATGCTTTACTACGACAGAGGAGAAATGCACCtcacttcatcctcctctctcattaGTAGTGGGAGCGGAGTCGTGTTCCTACGTCGACATGCATTTACACTTACTGGTGGTTTAAAAACTTGGGCTGAGAACTGGAATCAAAGGAGGATAAACGCAGAATAAAACCCAAAGGCTTTGCTTAGTTACAGTGCAAATCAGGTGCTGGGCTCAGATGAGGCTGTGGAGAAACAGTGTGAAGAGCAGAGCAGCGTGAGCGCATGTGTGTACAGTCCAACACCACATGTCTCACCTTTCTCTTCCAACAAATTAATGATTCATAATAACAGCATAACCTTGACTGATCTCCAAACTCAGAGCAAGGTACACTATTAAGTCAGGGTCACAAATCCATCACTTCAAAACAAGCTCCCTAAATCGAGCAGGGACACACcctaaacaaacagcaacaacacacacacacacatacacatacacacacacacacacacacacacagccgtgAGGCACTCGTGAACACTCCTACACacatgcttgcacacacacctgGCTGTGAACTACAGATTTTTCAAGTCAAGTCTATTTCTTATGGGGAAATGGGTGCAGGTGCAATGAACATGGGCTTCTGATTACATTTCATTAAGACCAATTCTGGAGCAGGAgattgaaaaagtgaaaaaaaaaaaaccaacatagCCTAAAGAAACTTTTCAAACCTAATCACGAGttcatatccacacacacacacacacacacacacacatacacacacagagaatcaccacctgcaaaaaaaaaggtaaactTCAACTGTCAAAAGACAATGATCTGCCACCATCATCACAAACCCACATTCTtcactgtctcacacacacactcacacccacactTGCTGACtagtttacatgcacacacactctttcacacactctctctctctcacacacatacacagatttaGATTACACACAACAGATTCTCACATTTCTCATATTTAGGGAAAAATACTGACCTGCCTTgtcgctgacacacacacattcttttcaAGCAGTTCAGCCTTTCAAAGAGGATCCGTTTGAAAGCGTCTATATACATTGACCCGACTGAGGTTAAATAATAATCCTGTACTTAataaatactgatttttttttttaaagcagccTGGTGTGTGATAAAGAGCAGAGTGTGGATGCAGAGATGAGTAGATGGTACCACGCTATCCCAGAGAAAGTCAAGAGAAGATGTGCACGGCTGACGGGATATTTGGACACTAGTGATGTTCAGAGAGCTGTGGTGATCTtgtagggagagagagagtcagagagagagagggagaggagagaggggggaaaatacacacacacacacacacacacacacacacacacacacacacacacacactatcgGGCAAATCTGACAGCGGCCGCTTATAAATTTAGCAGCTGCTGCACCGCTACAGGCGATGCAACGTGGAGGATGGATAAATGTCAGAGTCTAAACGTGCAATTTTAAACTTGTGAGGAGTGTCTTTCACTAGTGAACAATATAAGTGCTGGACTTTAATTTGAGTATGAATGTCTTACCTTCATGTTCGCTTTTTTTTACGCGGCAAATCCTCCCCACAGGTCTTCGTCTGGCGGTTCCCCGGCAGGTTAATTGCTTACAGATGCATATTCTGGTTGATCCTATTGAAATAACCGGCAAAAAGACAAACGTCGGTAATATCGATTTGACCGGGTAGAGGTGTCATTGAACTGCAGGCGCGGTGCTCTCAGGGCGCGGAGCGTCAATTGTCGAAGATTAGATGGATCAGATAAAACAGGCTGTAGATGTCTGGTAGAAAGTgtggatttgttttttgtgcctgCTGCTCCTAAAAGGCACTTTTGAAGgaaagaaacactgataaatGAGAAGGTTATCTTGGGAAGTTGAGGAGTCGAGGGGAGGGGAATAAAAAGAGTTAAAAGTACCGCCCCTTATTATTCTAGGCTGTCTCTACCTGCATCAGCAGCATCACTTTTCGCTTACGAGTTACAACCAGCACTTAAAGGCGTGATAACCAAATTAGAACctgcagtttttcaagtctACATTGCTTATATTTATCCAGTTGTGGCGAGCCTCATTTGGGTGGGGTGAAAGAAGAAAGCTAGTTGGAAAGCATTGGTATGCAAGTTTAGATCAAACTTTAATGAGCACTACAGGGAAAACAGGCTCTGTATTCGCGTGTAGCAATGAAAAACATGCTTATATAGGCTATATCAGTCTGAATACATCAATTAGTGGGCTATTCCGGCTTCAAAGACACATTCAAAGGAAAATCTGTGAAAAAGAGCATGCAGCATAATTATGCAAAATATCTGTGCTCCATACCGATAgtcaatacaaatacaaagaaGTGAAAAATAGAATTATTGTAAAAATGCTATTAGATGTTGAAAGACTACCTTGCAATGTGTGTTTTGGCAATTTAGTCCACAAAGTTTAATTTGATTGATTATTGTGACTGACATAGTCacatattattgtattttagttgtattttttgtatcCTAGCCTcgcttgttttcttttccctgTGGATTATAATTTATAATCAAATTTTGGTTTAAAGCCTCTAAATCTCTCTCAAGTCCGCTCTGCCAACGGGTTGCTGCGCCTTTAATTCTGATGCATGATGGGAATTGTAGTGTCTTGGAACGCCTGACACCATGCACGTTcgatgcaaaaaaataaaactacaactaCCAGAATGCATTTCTCCAACGTTTGTCGTTTCCAAACAGTAATGGCGTCGCACGAAGAAGAGGATACAGGCGCTTCCAAATCTTTTACTTCAGAGgagcaaggagagaaaaaaacggCCGCGGTATCGTTCGGTTTTACTAAAACAGTCAGTAAATTTAAACCTGTCGACGCTGTGAGCAAGAAAGATGACAGAGATTACTTGACCGGAATCGACAGGAATGAATTGAAGAGGTAACGTTATGCTAACTGTTAACCTGATTTCATTTATACGTTAACATTGACGTAACTGCTACGTTTTCACTCTACTAAAACTATCTAGTACTAAAACTCTTATGTGATTTTATGTGCGGTAGAGTGGTAGTAAGTGTAAACTCGGCCGCTGCAAGTAAATCGTCATTTGAAGCTCGCTAACTTCTCTATGTCCTGCAGCACAAAACCATCTGAAAAGCCCAAAGAGCTCATCATCCCCCTGATCCAGAACAACCGCTGGCAGAAACCGGGCCGAGCGGACCAGAGCGAGGCGAAAGGAGgcaaaacacaggaaacaacCCAGGAGAGCGACTCCGTGGAGTCTCAGGCTGTCAAAGAACTCATTGAAGGTGTgtgtaaactgtttttttgtgatttattgtaTAAACTAGCtgtaataaacacaacaaaataaaaagtcgagtaaatggaattcagtctatagacattataaacattatacacattactATACTTAGGTTACATGACCTGACTTGTGGgttataaaaatagaaaagctgTGCAAAATATGTGCAGAAGTAATGGTTCTGGAAGATGTAGCTATagatatatactatatataaattGAAttgtgttcctaatattttgtccactccattaacttACATGAGGAgagcaaaatattaggaacacctttcaatataatgtactccagtacaccaccatcCCCGACAatctcagtaataaacataaagtagaattatcacctttctcatgatgtcaacaaaaactgtataTGCATAAGCCTTATAAAAGTcaaatttatggcagagctgttgtatttgattgcattagattgcacaagtGTACATCATGAAGTGGTGTGTGGGGTGGGATGGAGATGATGATTGTGATGGTGGTGGGCCTTCACAGCTGTTTAATCCTGTTGTCACAGTTCTTGTTGTACAGTCTGATGGCAGTGGGCACAAATGGTCCCATGGCGTAGTGCTTGTTTACTGTATGCTTGCTGGGAAGGCTGAGGGTATCATTAGTTAACAGATAAAGCTTTTTACACTTCTCCATCTCATGCTTGTAGATTCACGGAGGCAGCTTGATCAGTGGCAGAATGGCACTCAGGCTGAAAAGAACCTGAACCTCAGCATCCCCCTGTTGATGCAAAACAAAGTGCCAGATGGATTTGAGGATGGAGACACCATAAAAGTGGACTTGCGGCCCGAGTCTGTAAGTATAGGGACCAACACTGCAGAGATACGGGGAACAGAAACACTAAATAATTTGCAGCTGAAGTGCACGACAAAAGATGTGAACTATGTGATAATTTGCTGCTCTTTCCTCGTCTtacatcattgtaaactgaataatgttgggttttggactgttagccagacagaaaacacaatttgaagatgtcaccatgGACTCCAGGAAACTGTGATGGGACCAGTCACAGAAAGTACGACTAAACAAGAGAGAAATTTGAATAGGCGAAGGAAGTGAGATGTTTCATGGTCTCAAATGAAATTCTAAATTGAGAGGATGCCACAGAAATAACTAATGAGAGGAAAAGCAAAaccttaattaaaaaaaaggggaaatggATAATAGACCTGGTAGTTTAGATTAATTGAATAAAGTTCCAAATATGAACAAAAGTTTTCTAAGTCGAAGAGGGTACATTTTTCATGTACtgcattttatttgactttattttaaaaatcaaactacTCCTTTTTGTAAGTATTGTAGATGTTGCTAGCTGATAGCGTTTTATTTTCCAACCATGCCGTCATGAACATTCATGTAAATGCACATATTTATGCCTTGAAAttgcttttatacttttatttattttgctttctaCTGTTGGCAGCTTGACAATTCCacctgaatatttttggggCTAACTGCCTTGCTCAAGGGTATTTGGATAATAGTTGTTTAAGGAAGGAACTGGCTTATGGACCCCTTGTTAATTTGAATTTCTTCAAATCTGTATAGAAATCAATAGTATAATCTACTGGAGAGGCCTTTCAGTGAGCAGATGAAAATGCCTGACATTACAAAGTCTCTGGCAGACTGTGGCTGCTATGACTTAGATTGAAATTTGAGTGTGTGCGAAAGTGCCAACTGAGCAGGATAAAACCCCTGAGCGCATACACAATtgtgcacatgtacagtatacgGATGGCTTTGTCAGTACAGTCCAGCTTGGGTGGCAGACAGGCATCAACATTTCTCCCCAGAGACATGTGGGCAGCCAATCTGATcttattctgtttcttttcatcaGAGGCTTCACACGCCTCATCACTGTCAGTCCATATCTGCTCTCAGTCACTGTGGATGTGACTGTCAGAACATGAGAGACAGGGGGGAACTCGCTCACTGTGCCCCTGAGCTCATTTTAATGCCGTCTCTGTGAGAGTTCGCTCCCAGCCTCCCTGCGAGGGCAGCGTTCAGTGCAGAAAGAGATGAGCATggctgctgtggctgctgccTGGTGACTTATAGTCAGCCTGGAGCTAAAAGGCTGAGTAAGACTAGCATCACAAACTGCTTCTCCCTGTCAGCTGCcacagttttttgtgttttggaacTCAAAGGTTACATAAGCTCCTCATTTAGGCCAGATACGCATGTTTGATGTAGACTGtggtgtctgtttttctttgggAATTTGAGCATTTAATGTGTGTCTGGCTTTCCAAACAGATAATAtaactgtatgtgtttatcAGGCGACTGAGGCAGATTATGAAAGCGTTCCTGTTGAAGCTTATGGACTCGCCATGCTGAAGGGGATGGGCTGGAACAAAGAGGAAGGCATAGGACGCACCTTTAAACAGTGAGTAATACAACTCTATAAAAgcagtaataacaataaactaTGAATCGTTCTTTTTCCATAAGGACAAGCTACTGGCAGAGTCATTTGTCAATCAACCTATTTCAATCTTACCCATACAAacctcatttttaattaaaagttgtTTGGCTCAAGCTGTATCCACCTATAGAAAAACAAATCTAGCCTTCTGTACTTCCTGCCCATGTCCCTCTTTGTTTAATGAATCTGTCTGCTACAGACATGTAAAGCCAATCGAACACCAGCTCCGTCCAAAAGGTTTGGGCCTCGGAGCAGATCGCTCAGCGATAAAGGACCTGGAGCCCAACAAGCATCGCCGCCCGCCCAAGCCAGGCGAGGAacgagagaaggaggaggagctAGTGATGGGCCCTGGAGGCTGTGTGCTGGTGGAGTCAGGAGCACATAAAGAACTCTATGGCAAGGTACCGTAGatctgaaatgtgtttgtctcCACATTCACCCTCTGCTGAACAGTTACTGTATCTCTTTAAGAGAAAGAAGGAATAAAACAGCTTCTagctttatttttatataatgtttTCTCAGAGTAACTTGTCTCAACTGTCATTCATATTCTACAGATTGAAGGCGTTGATCCAGACAACGCTCGAGTTATGGTAAAGCTGGCTATTGGCGGCAAGACTGTGACAATCAGCCAGTATGGTATTAAACTGGTTGGGCGCAAGGAATACGACAAATACAGCAAAGACCTTAGTGAGTATCTCTGAACAAGTCATACAGAAAAGGGCAACATTCATGGAAGATTATGTTCCTGCATGACAAACATTTCACTTCACATTAGTCTCATTCAGAGGTCATCAAATACCAAAGTGATGCTTGCCCATTTTCTGTTCTAACCAattataatttatgtttttttataatatgtAAACCAGTTGTATGTAATGGCATTAGCAATATGACACtgtaacagaaacagaaataaccAGTAATGAATAatgatatgttttatttaggATAACTGTGTATGAAGTTTCCAGTTGAAGGAACAAATCTGAAGCAGCCTGCGTTAGTCAGAAATTAATTatcaacaattttaataatcgGTTCATCATTCAACTTATATTCTGAGCAAAGATACCGAAAATTCCCATGTTGCacttgcagcttctcaaatatgaatatttgctagttttcttTGTCGTCTATGTCAACTTGTGCTTTGGGAAATTatgatggatatttttcactattttctgacataccaaacaattaattaattaatttatagaATAAATAGCTGTCAAATCAATcgataataaatataattgtaAGCTGCAGCCCTAGTAGCTGTTTAACCTCTCGTCCAGTGACACGAGGTGCATTTTCAGTAATCTAGGATGCTTCctagaataaaaacacaaccacTGAAGAGTTGAACAGACACCGCAGTGCCTCATATTAATTCATGTCATGTTAGTCACACTGTTTTCTCACTGACCAGGTCGCTTGAGCAAAGCACACAAAgacaaggagaaagaaaaggagaaggagaaagagcgAGACAAGGAGCGACAGAGacgggaggagaaagagaggagtcAGTGATAAACACAAGTCTTCAGAGAGAgacgagaggaagaggaaacacagagaatcAAGTCAAGACAGGTACTTTCCACAAAAAGATGCAACGATATGGTTTTCATGTTTGTCACTGACTGTATACCAACTGGTTAATTTGACAGTCGTTTTAgagaaaacatacaatatatttgtttttcttgtgtttcctctgtagAGAGAAGCCTCCAGAGAAGGAGGCAAGGAGACCAGCGGCTCCCCCCTCCTGGCTCCAGAGAGACTTGAAAGTTCGCTTTATAGACAAAGCTTTCAAAGGGGGCAGGTACTACAATTCAAAGGTACCAACGCGCCGCTTATCTGATATCACATAATCACATCATCACAAAGcactttctcttcttttgaactgttaaagctttttttaagCCTCCCGCGAGTCGTTTGACATCAAGTGGTTTATTTCAGATCAGGAAAAGCTGAGGGAATCTGTTAAACCAGATTTATTCCCCAGCTTCTTGcacacatattgtacatttcCTTACATTGTGGATATGTCACACTGTCAAAAAAATTAAAGGGGAATATATAACTTATTGGTGTTGTAGCCTTACTCCTCTTGAATGTTTTCCTCTAGATGCGTGTGGAGGACGTCCTGACACCGACTACCTGCGTGTGTCGAACTGAAGAGGGAAGACTGTTAGAGGGTGAGTCATCAGTGTCATCTCACTCTCTTACTTGGTGTTTAGTGTCTTTATTCCCTCGTCAGAGTTGTACaagaaatgtgcaaaatatgtgTTGTAACCGTGCCAATTAATTCCCATGTTGCATCTGGCTGAGGTGACACCCATAGAGCCAGGTGGTGGGGCGTTCCTCCTGCTCGTAGAtcctgtgtatatatatatgtctctATGGATAAAGCTTTCtagaaagtacatttacattagatgataaatattacaaaaacaaagaaaaagcgTTCTTGGATGAACAGATGGGATTTTTAGACATAGATACCAGATAGTCGTTGTTAGGAATTAAAATTTCTTATGATCAATGCATCTTCTGATAAACAGCTTATTAtagaatactttttttttactttaatacttttattCTATAagtttgtttaacattttacagtgaCTATACCAAGTATCACTCCCATTggaaatgttcatgttttattgtcttcaGCATTGAATGAAAGATTTAatgtaggactgcaactaatgattaattACATTATTGATTTCTATGCCAATCTCAATAATCACTTTGTCAATGAAATGTTAGAAATAGTGAaaattgggggaaaaaatgtaaaattttataatttcacctttgaaataatataataatatattataagtttactgtcaaatatgACAAAGGCAAACATTTAATTCTCatatttgaaaagctgcaaccagcaataATTTTTGGCAtcttgggaaacagtgattgacatgtttcacctttttctgacattttatagaccaaacaactaattaaaataaacgcattaatcaataatgaaaataattgttaatacAGCCCTAAAAATGAGCAAATTCACCCTCGGCTCAGAGAAACtgtaaatctttattttgtaatttttttttttacattttatcaactaaacaattaactgagaaaataatctgcagataaattgataatgaaaataatcctaaaTGTTAAGCCCTGGTACAGAAATCAGTGCCTTATTGGCTCAGATTGTTTTGACACATTAGTGAAATTAAATATCTGCTGAGTTATTGGTGAATCACTGTTGCTATAGTAACTGTTATTACAAAAACTCTTTGAGTAacccactcttttttttctctctgtgtgacaGATGTGAAGCAGAACATGCTAGAAACTATTGTCCCAAAAAGTGAATATGACTCAATAATGGTTGTACTGGGAGAGCACAGGGGACAGGTGAGCGTCTGTCCTGATGGATAATTGTTTGAATGTGATTAAGTGTCGCTGCTACTAATCACAGTATTTAATGTGTTCAGGTGGGCCGTATTCTCCAGCGGGACAAGAACAAGTGCAGAGCGATGGTCCAGCTCGACAGGTTCGAGGAGAAAATCTTCACACTAGACTATGACCTGATTTGTCATTATGTCGGAGCGACCGACCACTGATGGATCTCTGATGTTTACTCCAGTATTTCCTGTCCTTTTTACCCCATCTGACcccaaatgttatttttttgtaacatCCAAAAATAATGGATTTCTTAAGATTTTAAAGAATTgcaatgtttttaataaaaatcttGTTGAGAATTTAATTTGCACAGATGTTATTATAAGATCTACCACATCAATATAAAGAAAAGTAGAGCcattatttgtttaattaatcaGTTTTTGATCCATCGTTTAGGTTCTcgagcaaaaatgccaaacatccCTTTGTTCTAGCTTctcaattgtgaggatttgtCGCTTTATCTGTATtgctggttggacaaaaaaaggacatttgatgacatcaccttcaGGAAATTGTGATAACAAACCgattaatcagtaattaaaataatcgtTGGTggcagccataaaaaaaaaagtcacaatgAGTCATTTCCACAGTGATCTTTAAGTTTATTAGCAAATGACGTCCTTTAATGGTTCAAGTAACAACAAGAAAGTCTATCCTTTAGTtcttataaaaacatatttacaactGTTCTACATGTTTCACAGGAGTATGAATGCACTGGCGGTACAAAAACTTCAGCACTTCCGTTTCTGACATGTACACACGTTtcacaatgaaaagaaaactaaaGTGATGTCGGTTTGTCAGAGAGCAAAAAGgaagacatactgtacagctGCTGCGTCTTTGTGTGAGTGAGTTGTTGTCTTCCTGGGAGTTTGGTTTACTCCTTCGGTATCTGGTTAGCTGCGTTAGCTCTAAGCACGGCTCCTGGACTCGGGTACGGCCGCTGCTGGAACAGAGGCCCCGCCGCTGTGGTGTCTGCCCCCGTCTTTGCTTCGTTACGTTTGGGCAGACCGCTTGACCATGTGCCCCTGTAAAGATGAACAAGTTTGTGTTAATAAATGGACTTTCTgctcatattttaaaaaggactGCGGGTGCATTTGATATTGTACCTTGGAGCATCAGAATATGCGCTTGGATCCATTGGGTCCATTTCATCATCTTTTCTAcctgaaaaggaaaataaatatgtaacagTCATTCATGTAAAAAGCATggtcagtttaaaaaaaaaaaatgcttgttcAGTATGACACAGATGTAAACATTACCTCTTTTGCCCTTGTTGTACGGTGCGAtgtcttctctcctctgctttcttctgtctctgtccctcCCGTCatctctgtctcgctctctgTCCCGGTCTCTTTCCCGATCTCTCTCCCTGTCCCGCTCTCGCTCTCTGTCCGGCTTCTCAAACTGCCTCTCAATTTTGTCATCTCCTCcctcagctaaaaaaaaacaacaaaaaaaacagaataaaggcAATGGTCACAAAATAAACCATTGTCAGAATTTTGGAAAACTGCATTATGAGTTTACTTTTCTTACCCCTCAGTTTCTTGGCAGGTTTGGTTATCAGAGCAGATGGGTCATTTGGTGACAGCCAGGCCACCAAATCTGTCTCCACATTCCAGTAATAAGGAAGACCACTagataaaagagaagaaaggggTCTAGTTTACAGCCAGAACTCCAATAACAACAAACTGTAGTGTCTTTAGAGGTTACACTAATCTTACAGAGCAAAATAATGTACAGTTActgacagagaaataaagagaccCAACCCTTCCTTTCTATATGGATTTACAGGTAGACACTACGTTTCTGCATTTGTCTTCCTATGTGAATGTATCTCACAAGACAAGGAGAGCAACGTTTGAACGTTTCCCAGATGTGGAGTTCAATGGTTTTTTAATGGTGCCAATCT is a genomic window of Thunnus maccoyii chromosome 4, fThuMac1.1, whole genome shotgun sequence containing:
- the pqbp1 gene encoding polyglutamine-binding protein 1; this translates as MPLPAALLARLAKRGIVKPSEQEADEEIIAEDYDDNNVDYEATRVENLPPNWYKVFDPACGLPYYWNVETDLVAWLSPNDPSALITKPAKKLRAEGGDDKIERQFEKPDRERERDRERDRERDRDRERDRDDGRDRDRRKQRREDIAPYNKGKRGRKDDEMDPMDPSAYSDAPRGTWSSGLPKRNEAKTGADTTAAGPLFQQRPYPSPGAVLRANAANQIPKE
- the gpkow gene encoding LOW QUALITY PROTEIN: G-patch domain and KOW motifs-containing protein (The sequence of the model RefSeq protein was modified relative to this genomic sequence to represent the inferred CDS: inserted 2 bases in 1 codon), which gives rise to MHFSNVCRFQTVMASHEEEDTGASKSFTSEEQGEKKTAAVSFGFTKTVSKFKPVDAVSKKDDRDYLTGIDRNELKSTKPSEKPKELIIPLIQNNRWQKPGRADQSEAKGGKTQETTQESDSVESQAVKELIEDSRRQLDQWQNGTQAEKNLNLSIPLLMQNKVPDGFEDGDTIKVDLRPESATEADYESVPVEAYGLAMLKGMGWNKEEGIGRTFKQHVKPIEHQLRPKGLGLGADRSAIKDLEPNKHRRPPKPGEEREKEEELVMGPGGCVLVESGAHKELYGKIEGVDPDNARVMVKLAIGGKTVTISQYGIKLVGRKEYDKYSKDLSRLSKAHKDKEKEKEKEKERDKERQRREEKERSXSDKHKSSERDERKRKHRESSQDREKPPEKEARRPAAPPSWLQRDLKVRFIDKAFKGGRYYNSKMRVEDVLTPTTCVCRTEEGRLLEDVKQNMLETIVPKSEYDSIMVVLGEHRGQVGRILQRDKNKCRAMVQLDRFEEKIFTLDYDLICHYVGATDH